Proteins co-encoded in one Chroicocephalus ridibundus chromosome 6, bChrRid1.1, whole genome shotgun sequence genomic window:
- the COMMD2 gene encoding COMM domain-containing protein 2 isoform X2 — protein sequence MLLVLSEEQKAHLGCLPRAGGAGKLNVGVDTVQHGVEGLTYLLTESSKLMISETDFQDSIHVLGFSDELNKLLLQLYLDNRKEIRSILGELTPKLPSYHNLEWRLDVQLASRSLRQQIKPAVTIKLHLNQHEDQTAQVLQTDPSTLLHLIQQLEQALGEMKTNHCRRIVRNMK from the exons ATGCTGCTGGTGCTGTCGGAGGAGCAGAAGGCCCACCTGGGCTGCCtgccgcgggcgggcggcgcag GAAAGCTTAACGTCGGTGTTGACACCGTCCAGCATGGGGTGGAAGGACTCACATATCTTCTCACTGAAAGCTCCAAGCTTATG ATTTCGGAGACAGACTTCCAAGATTCCATTCATGTTCTGGGATTCTCAGATGAACTGAACAAATTATTGCTGCAGCTGTACCTCGATAACAGGAAAGAGATTAGAAGCATTCTTGGTGAGCTGACACCGAAGCTTCCCAGCTATCACAATCTGGAATGGAGACTGGATGTGCAG CTTGCAAGCAGAAGTTTGAGACAACAGATTAAGCCTGCTGTGACTATAAAGCTACATCTTAATCAGCATGAAGATCAAACTGCCCAGGTGTTGCAAACCGACCCGTCTACCCTCCTCCACCTAATACAGCAACTGGAACAAGCACTAGGGGAAATGAAAACCAACCACTGCAGGAGAATAGTGCGCAACATGAAATAG
- the COMMD2 gene encoding COMM domain-containing protein 2 isoform X1: protein MLLVLSEEQKAHLGCLPRAGGAAVGELGRLALELLRRGAAPRACEAAARKLNVGVDTVQHGVEGLTYLLTESSKLMISETDFQDSIHVLGFSDELNKLLLQLYLDNRKEIRSILGELTPKLPSYHNLEWRLDVQLASRSLRQQIKPAVTIKLHLNQHEDQTAQVLQTDPSTLLHLIQQLEQALGEMKTNHCRRIVRNMK, encoded by the exons ATGCTGCTGGTGCTGTCGGAGGAGCAGAAGGCCCACCTGGGCTGCCtgccgcgggcgggcggcgcag CCGTCGGCGAGCTGGGGCGCCTGGCGCTGGAGCTGctgcggcggggcgcggcgccgcGGGCCTGCGAGGCCGCCGCCA GAAAGCTTAACGTCGGTGTTGACACCGTCCAGCATGGGGTGGAAGGACTCACATATCTTCTCACTGAAAGCTCCAAGCTTATG ATTTCGGAGACAGACTTCCAAGATTCCATTCATGTTCTGGGATTCTCAGATGAACTGAACAAATTATTGCTGCAGCTGTACCTCGATAACAGGAAAGAGATTAGAAGCATTCTTGGTGAGCTGACACCGAAGCTTCCCAGCTATCACAATCTGGAATGGAGACTGGATGTGCAG CTTGCAAGCAGAAGTTTGAGACAACAGATTAAGCCTGCTGTGACTATAAAGCTACATCTTAATCAGCATGAAGATCAAACTGCCCAGGTGTTGCAAACCGACCCGTCTACCCTCCTCCACCTAATACAGCAACTGGAACAAGCACTAGGGGAAATGAAAACCAACCACTGCAGGAGAATAGTGCGCAACATGAAATAG